The Eubalaena glacialis isolate mEubGla1 chromosome 16, mEubGla1.1.hap2.+ XY, whole genome shotgun sequence genome segment GTTTAATTTGACCAATGTGTTTAATGCAGTTTCACAATCCAGCATTTGAAAAAGGACTCACCATCTTCAATGCTTCCGGCTTGGGTGTCCTTTTTCTTTAGCTTCTTTTTGGCTGTCTTCTGGAATGGAGCAAATTCTACCACTGCAGGATATTCTAGGCCTTTAACAGGAAACAAATTACAAAAGCCATTCTGAAATTCTACtgtattcattttaaaacaatagtCTAGCTTACTTAAGCACTGAGCATAGCATTGACAATATTactgtttaaaatataatttaattatacttTCAAGTAACAGTAATCTTAGCACATCAAACTCCAGATTTAAACAAAGGATGAGCACTTATTTACTAAATAACACAATTCCTCATATTGTAGTTGTGGTTACATGACTAAATACATTCAAAATTCATTAAACTGTATACCTTAAAGTGGTTTTTTTTACCATATGTAATTTCTACCTCAATAAACCTTATCGCTCTCCCACCAAAGAGTTTATTTTGGAATACCTTTCAATAGGTGTCCTAGTCACatcttacattttttaattttaaaaggttaattcAATTATCAATCTGGTATATGAGTTCAAGGAAATGACTGTTTACAAGAGACACTCAGCTAAAAGAGAGGGTTTCAAAGGGTGTTCATGATATACAGATAAGATTTGCTTCAAATAGAAAAATCTAGAATGAAAGTCACTTGACGCTGACTCTGTTGTTATGTAGGGGTGGCGGGGAACAGACACACAGAAACGCTCGCGGAGAGCATCTGCCTCACCGAGAGACGGAACACTTCTACCCTGCTACCAAACCCGCTGAGTGATCGCTTTCACATTTGCCAGAGGACTATGATACTTTAACTCTCATGTATCTGGAAgacacttctgagtatttattttattctcaacTACTCAGAATAAAGTCAAGAACCAGGAGGAGAGCAGGGCTTCAGACAGACCGGGACAATGTCTGCTTCATTTTCAATGCTGCATCCATGATGCCTAGTACATAGTaccagaataaaataatttagtttgGGAACGTAAAAGAGTAAAGTTCACTTATCCAGAAAACTCATTTATGTGAAAAACTTCGCTCTCTGATGATAATACCTAAATAGGTTGTCACTACTACACAAAATTGCTATAATTCTTTggtttatatgtaattttaatttttaacataagCCCATAATCACAATAACATACTCaaaatttatgaatttattttagatTAGCATCTAAGGACTCTTAATTAAAATTCACAAACATCCAGCAAAACTTAATTAATGTACTTAGAAATTataataaagagtttaaaaagcCAATGACCCAACCTTTACTGTCAATGAAGATATATCCATCAAAACGATCTCTAAAAAGCAGGATGTCATCAGGATTTCTAAAATTAATGTATGCTCTTGAATAGAGATGAGGATAAagactgaaagaagaaataacaatgaaaatagtaaaaaaacTTAAGACTTCTtttaatattgtctttttttttttttttttttctggatacaaCAAACTACTTCAGATAAAACCTTTATGCCAAAGAACCATTTCTCAGTTAATTACAACAATCTGGATATTCTTTAGcaaataaaccaaaaacaaacaaaatattaaccGAGATCTTTTTAACAATTTGGGAGAGACAATTTAGGTTGGTTTTTCTACTGCACAGAGCCAGGGTTAAAATACTGGTCCTCAGAGGTAGAAAATCAAAGGCAAGGTTATTCAAAGATCATTCCTAATCATGCATCATGACTGCAATACAACCTAATCACAATTCATTCAGAGAAGGAAATGTTGTATTGTAAAAGAGCTCCTTTACTGATTTAGGGAACACATTTAGGTATCTTAAAAGGGTATTTATTGTAGCACATGGCATAGGATCTACAGAAGAACTAAGTCTTTCCCCTCTAGCTCACAGCTACCCATGTCCTTCATAGGTGGGAACTTtcaaccccatttcacagatgagaacactgaggctcagagaaattaggTGTTCACAGAGGGAGGAGTTAGTAAAATGGTGGGACTGGGATTCCAATCGGAGTCACTCTGAGTCCAGTGCCTGACATCCTGTAACTGTACTAGTTTTCTTAAACTTTAGTCATTTCAAAAGATCATGtttatgttgggttttttttaaccaaaactaCATTTACctgtgatatttttctttgactGAACTGACATTTTTtacttaaatgtatttattcaaaaGGAAAGTTTATAATGGCTACCATAAATGAGAACTCAtgatatgaaagagaaaaagaataataaagataataagaaATCACATAGTGAAAACCACCAAATTCTAGCTGAACTGTCATCTGTTGGGCTAACTTGAGGTCTgctcttttttaataaaaagaatattttgaagtgCTAAATTATTGTCCGAAACATCTTCCTACCAAGCTGTAAAAGGGAACCGAAAAAGATATAACTTAGCGGGGGTGGGATGAGGGTGGGGATGTCAGTGATAGAAGGGAACACTAGGGGCTTCTGGGGTCTGGAATATTCTGCTTCTTTATCTGGTCTTAGTTACGTGGGTGTGTTCACTTGTAAAAATTCATTAGGGTTATACAGCTattatttattcacttttctttcttatatCTTAATACAATTTACTTTAAAAGGTTATATGAAATAAGGTTTACTgatatccaaaataaaaaaattaagtaatacgTTGTTAGACTGCTTTTCTTTTTAGGCTATGGTGGTGCTATGGAGATCTTCAAATCTGTTTTAGGGAAATTTAATTATCTGCCTACTTAGAAATAACTTGCAGAAATAAAGGCCTGCACTGATTTCCGCGTATATGTGGGAAAGAAGATGGAAACAGAGATGGCTTCTATTATCTATATTACTTTACCATCAACTGACAAAACCtctcgcctttttttttttggccatgccgcacagctggtgggatcttagttccccgaccaggggtttgAACCCGGgctccgagtcctaaccattaggcaaccagggaactccctctcaGCCTCGGAACGTTGGTAAAATCTTCTCACCTGAGATCAGCAGTAAAGAGCCCGAAGTAGTCATGTGCGGGCAGGGGGTGAAGCTGCTCTTCCAGCTGCTCCTTGGTGAGGCTGGGAGGAAGCCGCCGGATGACCACCTGGGGAGAAACGCTGGCTGGGTTTCCTTTCACTAGCACTGTATTAAGCTTACCTGAAAGCTTGGTCACCTGTGTTTATGCTCAGAGTAAAATCTAACCCAGGAGTCCAGCAGAAACACGCATTTTAGTAAAGATTAAGGAACATATGCATGGAGAACATGGCTGTCAAAAGAATAACGAGGGCTGAATAATGTAAAAGGGATCGGTGAGGTCAGAAAAGGCTGGGCATAGTAGCCGTTTTTCATGAAATCTTTTCATTAAAACCAGATAACTGTTGGTATGTGCCCGCCTCCACGCTCCCTACCAGGAGGTAAGGTATATGCAGGGCAACATCCACAGCAGCAAAGCACGGGGTAGACACCTTCCGCCTCCCGCCCGCAGGGTCCACCCGCGTCCACTCCAGCGCCACGGGCTCTGCTCTCCCGGCTGCGCCGTCTCCCCTGGACCGGACCGGACCCTCGGCAACGTGGAAGGCTACTGCCCGGCACTGGTAAGCCCAGCGTCCCAGCCTCGACGGGAAACACCCACAGGCTGAAGTGACTTTTCTTCCTCCAAAGCCAGAAAAGATCCCGTCAAGGGCGCCCTAGCAGCCCAGACGCCGCTGGGGCAGCGCAGCCCGGCCGCTGTCCGCGGTGCTGAAGCGCCCGCGGCTCCGCCCCGGAGCGCAGGGTTACCGCTCCTTCGGCCCCGCCCCTCACATCGCCCCGCCCCTCacaccgccccgcccccaccttgcTGAGGACCGTCCTCTTTTCCTCGCGAGGTTTGACTGCACCGCCCCCACAGCCGGAGGAGGAGGCTACCGGCGCTTCAGGCTCCCGCCGCTGAGACTCCCGGCGGAAGTGGCTTTCTGTGGGCGACGGCTTCTCCTTCCCGCTCAGACCCCGCGTAGTAACGGCCACCCCTGGgcccccctctccctccttctccgaGCGCATCCCACAACCGCCGCCGAGCCGCCGCGGCCTCTCGTCAGGGCCGAAATCTCGCGAGGACTGGGCCGCCCCGCCCAGTCCCCACTGTTCAGAGGCTGCACGTCCGCATCCCCTTCCCGTCCCCCGACTTCCGTTGCCGCGCCCGTCCGGGGCCCGGGGACGCGCGTGGGGAGGGACGTTCGGCTCCTGGACGTGGGGGCGGCGGGCGGCGTGTGCGGGGCCAGGACCTGGAACTGGGCTGCCGAGGGCGGGCCCTGGCCCTGCGGGGGCGGCCCCGAGAGCGGCGGTCAGCTCGGGGCCGATGCCCCGGTCTCCGTGCAGCCCGACTTACAAGGGTCTGGGGGTGGACGGGGGCTTGGCGGCCTCGCCCAGGAGCGGGTCAGCGGGAAATTCGGGACCTGAGGAGTTGGCTCAAGCGGGAGCCTTGAATTGGGCTGTGCAGGGCTGG includes the following:
- the UPF3A gene encoding regulator of nonsense transcripts 3A isoform X6, encoding MRSEKEGEGGPGVAVTTRGLSGKEKPSPTESHFRRESQRREPEAPVASSSGCGGGAVKPREEKRTVLSKVVIRRLPPSLTKEQLEEQLHPLPAHDYFGLFTADLSLYPHLYSRAYINFRNPDDILLFRDRFDGYIFIDSKGLEYPAVVEFAPFQKTAKKKLKKKDTQAGSIEDDPEYKKFLETYCVEEEKTSANPETLLGDIEAKTRELIVG
- the UPF3A gene encoding regulator of nonsense transcripts 3A isoform X3, which encodes MRSEKEGEGGPGVAVTTRGLSGKEKPSPTESHFRRESQRREPEAPVASSSGCGGGAVKPREEKRTVLSKVVIRRLPPSLTKEQLEEQLHPLPAHDYFGLFTADLSLYPHLYSRAYINFRNPDDILLFRDRFDGYIFIDSKGLEYPAVVEFAPFQKTAKKKLKKKDTQAGSIEDDPEYKKFLETYCVEEEKTSANPETLLGDIEAKTRELIARRTTPLLEYIKNRKLEKQRIREEKREERRRRELERKRLREEEIRRRREEEKCKRKAAEKQKKTAEKEDRPGLQLYQPRGGIRARECDGRPPEEGRDGRRGEVEDSTGAGAEKSKEAE
- the UPF3A gene encoding regulator of nonsense transcripts 3A isoform X5, translating into MRSEKEGEGGPGVAVTTRGLSGKEKPSPTESHFRRESQRREPEAPVASSSGCGGGAVKPREEKRTVLSKVVIRRLPPSLTKEQLEEQLHPLPAHDYFGLFTADLSLYPHLYSRAYINFRNPDDILLFRDRFDGYIFIDSKGLEYPAVVEFAPFQKTAKKKLKKKDTQAGSIEDDPEYKKFLETYCVEEEKTSANPETLLGDIEAKTRELIARRTTPLLEYIKNRKLEKQRIREEKREERRRRELERKRLREEEIRRRREEEKCKRKAAEKQKKTAEKEVRMKVTK
- the UPF3A gene encoding regulator of nonsense transcripts 3A isoform X2 — protein: MRSEKEGEGGPGVAVTTRGLSGKEKPSPTESHFRRESQRREPEAPVASSSGCGGGAVKPREEKRTVLSKVVIRRLPPSLTKEQLEEQLHPLPAHDYFGLFTADLSLYPHLYSRAYINFRNPDDILLFRDRFDGYIFIDSKGLEYPAVVEFAPFQKTAKKKLKKKDTQAGSIEDDPEYKKFLETYCVEEEKTSANPETLLGDIEAKTRELIARRTTPLLEYIKNRKLEKQRIREEKREERRRRELERKRLREEEIRRRREEEKCKRKAAEKQKKTAEKEVRMKDRPGLQLYQPRGGIRARECDGRPPEEGRDGRRGEVEDSTGAGAEKSKEAE
- the UPF3A gene encoding regulator of nonsense transcripts 3A isoform X4 — encoded protein: MRSEKEGEGGPGVAVTTRGLSGKEKPSPTESHFRRESQRREPEAPVASSSGCGGGAVKPREEKRTVLSKVVIRRLPPSLTKEQLEEQLHPLPAHDYFGLFTADLSLYPHLYSRAYINFRNPDDILLFRDRFDGYIFIDSKGLEYPAVVEFAPFQKTAKKKLKKKDTQAGSIEDDPEYKKFLETYCVEEEKTSANPETLLGDIEAKTRELIARRTTPLLEYIKNRKLEKQRIREEKREERRRRELERKRLREEEIRRRREEEKCKRKAAEKQKKTAEKEVRMKHYNFSASQEIRKGRGVKH